The following are from one region of the Odontesthes bonariensis isolate fOdoBon6 chromosome 12, fOdoBon6.hap1, whole genome shotgun sequence genome:
- the LOC142395952 gene encoding G-protein coupled receptor 183 — protein MDVENVTADSTETSPNQSSCDVFVYQRAAVVLFPVFYSVVFIISVCGNSLVLYVIFQRKQKFNSTSIYLVNLALSDAMFTLALPGRITYYIRHFDWPFGDILCRLTTLVFFANTYAGIGFMTCISLDRYLAMVHPQQLQGLRSVKVVRRVCCLVWAFVSLETAPLLFRSMLHVRQEKRTCMEYFNFEGSHSTPYLLILACILSFCCPLTIIMGCYAKINLKLRAAAKQNSMTGRTKRNHRANMIILLILVTFIICFSPYHINIMQFMFRKIKHQPTCEELRAFKMSLQITVSLMNFNCCLDPVIYFFAIKTYKKRVMSLFKDCLYTSAASSKITAENSSSNT, from the exons ATGGATGTGGAAAATGTCACCGCGGACTCCACAGAAACGTCTCCAAACCAGAGCAGTTGCGATGTGTTTGTTTACCAAAGAGCTGCAGTGGTCCTCTTCCCTGTTTTCTACTCTGTGGTTTTCATCATCAGTGTCTGTGGGAACAGTTTGGTTCTCTATGTAATCTTCCAGAGGAAGCAGAAGTTCAACTCCACTTCCATCTATTTGGTCAATCTCGCACTATCTGATGCCATGTTCACGCTGGCGCTGCCAGGTAGAATTACGTACTACATTCGCCACTTTGACTGGCCCTTCGGTGACATTCTCTGCAGACTGACCACACTTGTCTTCTTTGCCAATACCTACGCAG GTATTGGCTTCATGACCTGCATCAGCTTGGACAGATACCTGGCCATGGTGCATCCACAACAGCTGCAGGGCTTGCGCAGTGTAAAAGTTGTCCGCAGGGTCTGCTGCCTTGTCTGGGCTTTTGTGTCTCTGGAGACAGCTCCTCTGTTGTTCCGCAGCATGCTGCACGTACGCCAAGAAAAACGAACCTGCATGGAGTACTTCAACTTTGAGGGCTCCCACTCCACCCCGTACCTGCTCATTCTGGCCTGCATCCTCTCCTTCTGCTGCCCACTCACCATCATCATGGGCTGCTACGCCAAGATCAACCTGAAACTACGAGCCGCAGCCAAGCAGAACTCCATGACCGGTCGAACGAAGAGAAACCATAGGGCCAACATGATTATTCTCCTCATCCTCGTCACATTTATCATCTGCTTCAGCCCTTACCACATCAATATAATGCAGTTCATGTTCAGGAAAATAAAGCACCAGCCAACCTGTGAAGAACTGAGAGCCTTCAAGATGTCATTACAG ATTACAGTGTCATTAATGAACTTCAACTGCTGCTTGGATCCAGTCATCTACTTCTTTGCAATAAAGACGTACAAGAAGCGGGTGATGAGTCTGTTCAAGGACTGTCTCTATACTTCTGCTGCCTCCTCCAAAATAACAGCCGAgaatagcagcagcaacacCTGA